The Chryseobacterium nakagawai genome has a segment encoding these proteins:
- a CDS encoding response regulator transcription factor, whose product MEKSKILYAEDDKTIAFLVEDSLESYYDISCYSDGESALEAFNSKDYDICLLDIMMPGMNGFEVAQQIRSKNSEIPIIFISAKALKEDRIKGLKIGADDYLVKPFSIEELMLKIEVFLKRTKKTNPTPVKYKVGKYDFDPQNYTLQGIENNITLTQRESELLHYFLNHKNTVVKRQDILKAIWGDDDYFMGRSLDVFISRLRKVLAEEQDILIENLHGIGFRFSEKNKY is encoded by the coding sequence ATGGAGAAATCTAAAATTTTATATGCCGAAGACGACAAAACAATAGCATTTCTGGTTGAAGACAGCTTAGAAAGTTATTATGATATCAGCTGTTATTCGGATGGAGAATCTGCATTGGAAGCATTTAACAGTAAGGATTATGATATTTGTCTGCTGGATATTATGATGCCTGGCATGAACGGATTTGAAGTAGCCCAGCAGATTCGCAGTAAAAACTCTGAGATCCCGATTATTTTTATTTCTGCAAAAGCTTTAAAGGAAGACAGAATCAAAGGGTTAAAAATAGGAGCCGATGATTATCTGGTAAAACCATTCAGTATTGAAGAACTGATGCTGAAAATAGAAGTTTTCCTGAAACGTACAAAGAAAACCAATCCCACTCCTGTAAAATACAAAGTCGGGAAATATGATTTTGATCCTCAAAACTATACTCTGCAAGGCATAGAAAACAACATCACTCTTACTCAAAGAGAGTCTGAACTTCTTCATTATTTTCTCAATCACAAAAATACCGTTGTGAAAAGACAGGATATCCTAAAGGCCATCTGGGGAGATGATGATTATTTCATGGGGAGAAGCCTGGATGTATTTATTTCCAGGTTGCGAAAAGTACTGGCTGAGGAACAGGATATTTTAATTGAAAACCTACACGGAATAGGGTTCCGTTTTTCCGAAAAAAATAAATATTGA
- a CDS encoding DUF4254 domain-containing protein, protein MKFTETAWKVFNQSIEDYHVSDDVNTLINNPFEKDSLERILYAKNWIDTVQWHLEDIIRDENIDPAEALQLKRTIDASNQKRTDLVEYIDSWFLTKFEHITPKPEAKINTETPAWAVDRLSILALKVYHMSLEANRESASEEHRNNCQAKLDVLLIQKEDLSTSINQLLADIENGNVKMKVYKQMKMYNDESLNPILYQKGQQK, encoded by the coding sequence ATGAAATTTACTGAGACTGCATGGAAAGTCTTCAATCAATCTATTGAAGACTATCACGTGTCTGATGACGTTAACACTCTAATTAATAACCCTTTCGAAAAAGACAGTTTGGAACGGATTTTGTATGCAAAGAACTGGATTGATACCGTTCAATGGCATCTGGAAGATATTATTAGAGATGAAAATATTGATCCGGCTGAAGCTCTTCAACTGAAGAGAACAATAGACGCCTCCAATCAGAAAAGAACTGATCTGGTAGAATACATTGACAGCTGGTTCCTTACTAAGTTTGAACATATAACTCCTAAACCTGAAGCAAAGATAAATACGGAAACTCCCGCTTGGGCAGTAGACAGATTATCAATTCTTGCCTTAAAGGTCTATCATATGTCATTAGAAGCTAATAGAGAATCAGCTTCTGAAGAACACAGAAATAATTGCCAGGCTAAACTGGATGTTCTGCTTATTCAGAAAGAAGATCTATCAACTTCTATAAATCAGTTGCTTGCTGATATTGAGAACGGTAACGTTAAGATGAAAGTATACAAACAAATGAAAATGTATAATGATGAAAGTCTTAACCCAATCCTTTATCAAAAAGGGCAACAGAAATGA
- a CDS encoding GH92 family glycosyl hydrolase: MKNHTPIVFLFLLFLSLYVKAQKFERLYQYVNPLIGTEKMGHTYPGATVPFGAIQLSPETDSISYELNGKYNGEVYKYCAGYRYEDKTITGFSSTHFSGTGHSDLGDFLIMPTVGKLQLNPGTATHPENGYRSRFSHQNEKAAAGYYQVKLDDYNILAELTATPRVGVHRYTFPKSDQAHIILDLMAGIYNYDGKNVWTYVRKEDGNTITGYRQTNGWARTRTVYFAMTFSKPFKSYGQKNYDEKQIYKGFWRKFDQTKNFPEIAGKNLKMYFDFDTNEGESIEIKLAISPVSQANALENLEKEAGNLTFDQVKANAQRDWDKELNKIVIEGSETQKTNFYTAMYHTFINPTVYMDVNGEYKGLDQNIHKAENFINYTTFSLWDTYRALHPFFNIIQPKRNNDMVRSMMAHYNQFSMKMLPIWSHYANDNWCMSGYHSVSVVADAIIKGNYNGDAKEALKACVETANKRDYEGIGQYIDLGYIPAEKNGTSVSNTLEYAYDDWAIAQLAKYLGETEIYNQFIKRSQNWKNNFDKTIGFMRPRLADGSFKKDFDVLSTHGQGFIEGNSWNYSFFVPQSPDELITMMGGKKKFASKLDELFSMHLPDEFFADTEDITREGIIGGYVHGNEPAHHVAYLYNWAGQPWKTQSQIRHILEMQYKATPDGLGGNDDTGQMSAWYILSSLGFYPVAPGSENYSIGSPAIDNAVLNLENGKIFEIKAINQSPQNVYVQKLLLNGKEVKNFTLKHSDIMNGGKLTFYMGNKAKK, from the coding sequence ATGAAAAATCACACACCCATTGTTTTTCTGTTTCTATTATTTTTAAGTCTTTACGTTAAAGCTCAAAAATTTGAAAGATTATATCAATATGTAAATCCACTCATCGGAACTGAAAAAATGGGGCATACCTATCCCGGAGCTACTGTTCCTTTTGGAGCCATACAATTAAGTCCGGAAACTGACAGCATTTCCTATGAACTTAACGGAAAATACAATGGTGAAGTTTATAAATATTGCGCAGGCTATCGTTATGAAGACAAAACCATTACAGGCTTCAGCTCTACTCATTTCAGTGGCACGGGGCATTCTGACCTTGGAGATTTTTTGATAATGCCTACTGTTGGGAAGCTTCAGCTTAATCCGGGAACGGCTACACATCCTGAAAACGGATACAGAAGCAGATTTTCACATCAGAACGAAAAGGCCGCTGCAGGATATTATCAGGTTAAGCTTGATGATTATAATATCCTTGCAGAATTAACCGCTACTCCAAGGGTGGGAGTCCATCGTTATACTTTTCCCAAATCTGATCAGGCTCATATTATTTTAGATCTGATGGCAGGCATCTATAACTATGACGGAAAAAATGTCTGGACCTATGTCCGCAAAGAAGATGGTAACACCATTACAGGATATAGGCAAACCAATGGCTGGGCAAGAACAAGAACGGTTTATTTTGCGATGACATTTTCAAAACCTTTCAAATCCTACGGTCAGAAAAATTATGATGAAAAGCAGATTTACAAAGGATTTTGGAGAAAGTTCGATCAAACAAAAAACTTCCCGGAAATCGCTGGAAAAAATTTAAAAATGTATTTTGATTTTGACACGAATGAAGGCGAATCTATTGAGATCAAACTTGCAATTTCTCCTGTAAGCCAAGCTAATGCTTTGGAAAATCTTGAGAAAGAAGCAGGAAATTTAACGTTCGATCAGGTTAAGGCAAATGCCCAAAGAGATTGGGACAAGGAATTAAATAAAATTGTTATTGAAGGTTCTGAAACCCAAAAGACCAATTTTTATACTGCGATGTATCATACATTCATTAACCCCACAGTTTATATGGATGTAAACGGAGAATACAAAGGATTGGATCAAAATATTCACAAAGCAGAAAATTTCATCAACTATACTACCTTCTCTTTATGGGATACGTATCGGGCTCTTCATCCTTTCTTTAATATTATTCAACCTAAACGTAATAATGATATGGTGAGATCAATGATGGCTCATTATAATCAGTTTTCAATGAAAATGTTACCCATATGGTCACATTATGCCAATGATAACTGGTGTATGAGCGGTTATCACAGCGTAAGTGTTGTTGCCGATGCTATTATCAAAGGAAATTATAATGGTGATGCTAAAGAAGCCCTGAAAGCATGTGTAGAAACAGCCAACAAAAGAGACTATGAAGGGATTGGTCAATATATTGATCTAGGATATATTCCTGCTGAAAAAAACGGAACTTCAGTTTCAAATACTCTGGAATATGCTTATGATGACTGGGCCATTGCTCAGCTGGCTAAATATTTAGGAGAGACAGAAATCTATAATCAATTCATCAAACGTTCTCAAAATTGGAAGAATAATTTTGACAAAACCATCGGATTTATGCGTCCGCGCCTTGCTGATGGAAGTTTTAAAAAAGATTTTGATGTATTAAGTACCCACGGACAGGGATTCATTGAAGGAAACTCATGGAACTATAGTTTCTTTGTTCCGCAAAGCCCAGATGAGCTGATCACAATGATGGGTGGAAAAAAGAAATTTGCATCAAAGCTGGATGAACTGTTTTCAATGCACCTACCCGATGAATTTTTCGCAGATACTGAAGATATTACCAGAGAAGGAATTATCGGTGGATATGTTCACGGAAACGAACCGGCACATCATGTTGCTTATCTCTATAACTGGGCGGGGCAGCCTTGGAAAACCCAATCACAGATCCGTCACATTCTTGAAATGCAATATAAAGCAACCCCGGACGGATTAGGAGGAAATGATGATACAGGACAAATGAGTGCGTGGTATATTCTAAGTTCATTAGGATTTTATCCTGTAGCTCCCGGTTCAGAAAACTATTCAATAGGAAGTCCGGCCATTGACAATGCTGTTTTAAATTTAGAAAACGGAAAAATTTTTGAAATTAAAGCCATCAATCAAAGCCCACAAAATGTATACGTACAAAAGCTTCTTTTAAACGGAAAAGAGGTTAAAAATTTTACATTAAAGCATTCTGACATTATGAATGGAGGAAAACTTACTTTTTATATGGGTAATAAAGCTAAAAAATAG
- a CDS encoding sugar phosphate nucleotidyltransferase has translation MKIIVPMAGRGSRLRPHTLTVPKPLIPIAGKPIVQRLVEDIAKVAGEKIEEVAFIIGDFGPEIERSLLQIAEKLGAKGSLYYQNDPLGTAHAIKCAEQSMTGDVVIAFADTLFRADFQLDKNSDGVIWVKSVEDPSAFGVVKLDNYGFITDFVEKPQTFVSDLAIIGIYYFNSAEKLMDEINYIMDNDIKNGGEYQLTMALENLRAKGAKFTLGKVNDWMDCGNKNATVETNSKILEYEREEMSHHPASAVIENSLIIPPCFIGENVKISNSKVGPGVSLGNNTVIVNSNIENSLIQENTKINHGNLSNSMIGNSAQYVGVAREISLGDYSVLDFLSK, from the coding sequence ATGAAAATTATTGTTCCAATGGCTGGACGTGGTTCCAGATTACGTCCGCATACACTAACAGTTCCAAAACCACTTATTCCGATCGCAGGAAAACCTATCGTACAGAGATTGGTGGAAGATATTGCTAAAGTCGCAGGAGAAAAAATTGAAGAAGTAGCTTTTATCATTGGAGACTTTGGTCCTGAGATTGAAAGATCTCTTCTTCAGATTGCTGAAAAACTGGGAGCAAAAGGAAGTTTATATTATCAAAATGATCCCCTTGGAACAGCCCATGCCATTAAATGTGCAGAACAGTCAATGACAGGAGATGTTGTCATTGCTTTCGCTGATACTCTTTTCCGTGCAGACTTCCAGCTGGATAAAAACTCAGATGGAGTAATCTGGGTAAAAAGTGTAGAAGATCCATCTGCTTTTGGAGTTGTAAAGTTAGACAACTATGGTTTCATTACAGACTTCGTAGAAAAGCCACAGACATTTGTCTCTGATCTTGCCATTATCGGAATCTACTATTTCAACAGTGCTGAAAAGCTAATGGATGAAATCAACTATATCATGGACAATGATATTAAAAACGGTGGAGAATATCAGCTGACTATGGCCTTGGAGAACCTTAGAGCTAAGGGCGCTAAATTCACTTTGGGTAAAGTAAATGACTGGATGGACTGCGGTAACAAAAATGCTACAGTAGAAACCAACAGCAAAATCCTTGAATATGAAAGAGAGGAAATGAGTCATCATCCTGCTTCTGCAGTGATTGAAAACTCATTAATTATTCCACCATGCTTTATTGGAGAAAATGTAAAGATTTCTAATTCTAAAGTAGGACCTGGAGTTTCATTAGGAAATAATACAGTTATTGTCAATTCTAATATTGAAAACTCTTTGATTCAGGAAAACACAAAAATCAACCATGGAAACCTTTCCAATTCTATGATTGGTAACTCTGCTCAGTATGTAGGAGTAGCTAGAGAAATTTCTTTAGGAGATTACTCTGTTTTAGATTTCCTTTCTAAATAA
- a CDS encoding DUF4292 domain-containing protein, translated as MKNWIPLLLILLALSSCKTRNAVKNETGNTRDSIKTAEDNKNPKDVNQPVRDKLTFYEHVLIPPKFEQIKIDSKVRVETGSFIPTLDATIYIENDKKVWMNLRALFLNVARGIATPDGIKGQDKTSKTYIDSDFDYLNNLLNVNFIDYKALEKILLGRTFVKINDSQFTLTQNAQGYKLISNVNQKIVTDEKNREYKIALQYDTNYDLLSVNLKDVLSPDELEISYSDWNEYNGIRLPQNVKIIIKGSKSSQILLENTKFDFSRMETPYSVPSSYKKIEIK; from the coding sequence ATGAAAAATTGGATCCCACTTCTTTTAATACTTCTTGCCTTATCATCCTGTAAAACCCGTAATGCTGTAAAAAATGAGACAGGCAATACCAGAGACAGTATCAAAACAGCAGAAGATAACAAAAATCCAAAAGACGTAAACCAACCGGTAAGAGATAAACTTACCTTTTACGAACATGTATTGATCCCACCAAAATTCGAGCAGATCAAAATCGACAGTAAGGTACGTGTAGAGACTGGCAGCTTTATTCCAACATTAGATGCCACCATTTATATTGAAAATGATAAAAAGGTTTGGATGAACCTAAGAGCCCTTTTCCTAAATGTAGCAAGAGGAATTGCCACTCCGGATGGAATAAAGGGACAGGATAAAACAAGCAAAACCTATATTGATTCTGATTTTGATTACCTTAACAATCTGTTGAATGTTAATTTTATTGATTACAAAGCACTGGAGAAAATCTTATTGGGAAGAACTTTTGTAAAGATTAATGATTCCCAATTTACACTCACTCAAAATGCACAAGGCTATAAACTGATTTCTAATGTCAATCAGAAAATTGTAACGGATGAAAAAAACAGGGAGTACAAGATTGCCCTGCAATATGATACCAATTATGATTTACTGAGTGTTAACTTAAAGGATGTTTTATCTCCGGATGAGTTAGAAATATCTTACAGTGATTGGAATGAGTACAATGGAATTCGCCTGCCGCAAAATGTTAAAATAATTATAAAAGGCTCAAAATCTAGTCAAATTTTACTGGAAAACACGAAATTTGACTTTTCGAGGATGGAAACACCTTATTCTGTACCATCCAGTTATAAGAAAATTGAGATTAAATGA
- a CDS encoding M23 family metallopeptidase, with product MIKKFSFLIGVLMFGLHQGQQKKEQLQKQNAELKKQIAQINTDLAKTRSESKLSIAYLTSVNQKLVLREKVYNNTQKEKRFIEDDIYLKQLEINRQNKELAVLRKNYAEVLVNAYKNKGVQNKVTFILSAKNMGEAIRRVQYLKQYSDYQDKKAAEITDAANQIKKTITQRQNSVKEKENLLVNQQKDLATINTERAQKEQLVADFKKNESKLTAELKQKQVQSKALEGQIRSIIAEEIRIAKAEEEARRKAEAEKIRLAKIAAEREKVRIEAEAKARAEALERERRIAEAEAKKAAELAAKRAEEEKKRNEEAARAEANSRDEARKLAAKKASDEAAANAKVAADKLAAARAAEAALAKKKEEEKKAAESKAMTSYGVTTSTGSSFADSRGRLGYPADRAGQITHRFGRQPHPVFKNITEENNGIKLSVPSGTRAKSVYPGSVSSVLANNDGTKTVIIKHGSYFTIYSNLGNVSVSKGQQVSAGTPVGTVAQDFDGAYTLDFQVWNGSTPVDPLGWISY from the coding sequence ATGATTAAAAAATTTAGCTTTTTAATAGGTGTTCTTATGTTCGGGCTGCACCAGGGGCAGCAGAAAAAAGAACAATTACAAAAACAGAATGCCGAACTTAAAAAACAAATTGCACAAATAAATACAGATTTAGCTAAAACAAGAAGCGAATCTAAACTTTCCATAGCCTATCTTACCAGCGTTAATCAAAAGTTAGTCTTAAGAGAAAAAGTCTACAATAATACTCAAAAAGAAAAGAGATTTATTGAAGATGATATCTATCTGAAGCAACTTGAGATCAATCGTCAGAATAAGGAACTGGCTGTTCTGAGAAAGAATTATGCTGAGGTCTTGGTAAATGCTTATAAAAATAAAGGGGTACAAAATAAAGTAACCTTCATCCTTTCAGCTAAAAACATGGGTGAGGCTATCCGTAGAGTACAATATTTAAAACAGTATTCAGACTATCAGGATAAAAAAGCGGCTGAAATTACTGATGCTGCCAATCAAATCAAAAAAACCATTACGCAAAGACAGAACTCTGTAAAAGAGAAAGAAAACCTTCTGGTAAATCAACAAAAGGATTTAGCTACGATTAATACGGAGAGAGCCCAAAAAGAGCAACTGGTAGCTGATTTTAAAAAGAATGAATCGAAGCTTACTGCTGAACTGAAACAAAAGCAGGTTCAATCTAAGGCACTTGAAGGACAAATCAGGTCAATTATTGCAGAAGAGATCAGAATCGCAAAAGCGGAAGAAGAAGCTAGAAGAAAGGCGGAAGCAGAAAAAATACGTTTAGCAAAAATTGCTGCGGAAAGAGAAAAAGTAAGAATTGAAGCTGAAGCTAAGGCAAGAGCTGAAGCTTTAGAAAGAGAAAGAAGAATAGCTGAAGCTGAAGCGAAAAAAGCAGCTGAATTAGCAGCAAAAAGAGCTGAAGAAGAAAAAAAGCGTAATGAAGAAGCAGCACGAGCAGAAGCTAACTCAAGAGATGAAGCAAGGAAATTAGCGGCAAAAAAAGCTTCCGATGAAGCAGCAGCTAATGCAAAAGTAGCGGCAGATAAATTAGCAGCAGCCAGAGCGGCAGAAGCGGCATTAGCCAAGAAAAAAGAAGAAGAGAAAAAAGCGGCAGAGTCTAAGGCAATGACAAGTTATGGAGTGACAACCTCTACAGGAAGCAGTTTTGCGGATAGCAGAGGAAGGTTAGGATATCCAGCAGACAGAGCAGGACAAATTACTCACCGTTTCGGAAGACAGCCACATCCTGTCTTCAAAAATATTACAGAAGAAAATAATGGGATTAAACTCTCTGTACCTTCAGGTACCCGTGCAAAATCTGTGTATCCGGGATCTGTCTCTTCAGTACTTGCGAATAATGATGGTACAAAAACCGTAATTATTAAACATGGAAGCTATTTTACCATATATTCCAACTTAGGAAATGTAAGTGTTTCCAAAGGACAGCAGGTTTCTGCAGGAACTCCGGTAGGAACTGTAGCCCAAGATTTTGATGGTGCTTATACCCTTGATTTCCAAGTATGGAACGGAAGTACACCAGTTGATCCATTAGGTTGGATTTCATATTAA
- the ribA gene encoding GTP cyclohydrolase II: MIKIQAEANVPTEHGNFRMIAFSENENDWMPHMAIIADNTDFSKPVNVRFHSECITGEVFHSKKCECGQQLDAAMKYIHENGGIIIYLRQEGRNIGIINKLKAYSLQEKGLDTVQANLELGLPADDRNFGVAIEILNLLHVKDINLLTNNPEKVKYVVESNVHLNSRIPLQIPANEISKGYLQTKKDFFGHLLDDNDN, from the coding sequence ATGATTAAAATTCAGGCGGAAGCCAATGTTCCTACAGAGCACGGCAATTTCCGAATGATCGCTTTCTCCGAAAACGAAAATGATTGGATGCCTCACATGGCAATCATCGCAGACAATACAGATTTTTCAAAACCTGTAAATGTACGCTTCCATTCAGAATGTATCACCGGAGAAGTTTTCCATTCAAAAAAATGCGAATGTGGCCAGCAATTAGATGCTGCTATGAAATACATCCACGAAAACGGAGGTATTATTATTTATCTTCGTCAGGAAGGTCGCAATATAGGCATCATCAATAAATTAAAGGCATATTCATTACAGGAAAAAGGACTTGATACGGTACAAGCCAACCTAGAACTGGGACTTCCTGCAGATGACAGGAACTTTGGCGTAGCCATCGAAATCCTTAACCTGTTACATGTAAAAGATATCAATCTTTTGACCAATAATCCTGAGAAGGTAAAATATGTTGTAGAAAGTAATGTACATCTTAATTCAAGGATACCATTACAGATTCCGGCCAACGAAATAAGTAAAGGC
- a CDS encoding twin-arginine translocase TatA/TatE family subunit has product MNTLTILALSWQHILIVAILLVLLFGGKKIPELMRGVGSGIKEFKDAVKEEDKPGSENKSSSTNNNSSSN; this is encoded by the coding sequence ATGAATACACTAACAATACTTGCCTTATCTTGGCAACATATCCTTATCGTAGCAATACTTTTAGTACTGCTTTTTGGAGGAAAGAAAATTCCGGAACTAATGAGAGGTGTTGGTTCAGGAATCAAAGAATTTAAAGATGCGGTAAAAGAAGAAGACAAACCAGGTTCTGAAAATAAATCGTCTTCTACAAACAATAATTCTTCAAGTAACTAA
- a CDS encoding dihydroorotase — MKTLIKNVNIVNEGKTFESDILIENDLISKIAFGISDEADHVIDGSGKYLLPGVIDDQVHFRDPGLTHKGDIETESRAAIAGGVTSFIDQPNTVPNAVTQELLADKYEIASQKAYANYGFMMGGTNDNLEEVLKTNPRNVPGIKLFLGSSTGNMLVDNPETLENIFSNTTMLIAVHCEDEATIRANTQQYMDEYGEDIPVKFHHLIRSEEACYKSSSKAIELAQKTGARLHVFHLSTAKEMELFRNDIPLKDKKITAEVCVHHLTFTNEDYETKGGLIKWNPAVKTQKDKDALWEALLDGRIDVIATDHAPHTAEEKDNVYTKCPSGAPLVQHSLVVMLENYKNGKISLEKIVEKMSHNPAILFRVEKRGFVKEGYKADLVLVDLNEDWTVSKDNLLYKCGWSPLEGMNFHSKVTHTFVNGNLVYDNGKIAEEKFGERLLFEVKE, encoded by the coding sequence ATGAAGACCCTAATCAAAAATGTAAATATCGTAAACGAAGGTAAAACCTTTGAAAGTGATATCTTAATAGAAAATGACTTAATTTCTAAAATAGCTTTCGGTATTTCTGACGAGGCAGATCATGTTATTGATGGATCAGGAAAATATCTTCTTCCAGGTGTGATTGATGATCAGGTACATTTCCGTGACCCTGGCCTAACTCACAAAGGAGATATTGAAACGGAATCAAGAGCCGCAATTGCTGGCGGAGTGACCAGTTTTATTGACCAGCCAAATACGGTTCCCAATGCTGTTACTCAGGAATTATTAGCGGATAAATATGAAATAGCTTCTCAGAAGGCCTATGCCAATTATGGTTTTATGATGGGAGGAACAAATGATAACCTTGAGGAAGTTTTAAAAACAAATCCAAGAAATGTTCCGGGTATCAAATTATTTTTAGGGTCATCTACAGGAAACATGCTGGTTGATAATCCAGAAACATTGGAAAATATTTTCAGTAATACAACCATGCTGATCGCTGTTCACTGTGAAGATGAGGCTACCATCAGAGCTAATACTCAACAATATATGGATGAATATGGAGAGGATATTCCGGTGAAGTTCCATCACTTGATCAGAAGTGAAGAGGCTTGCTATAAATCTTCTTCAAAAGCAATTGAACTGGCGCAGAAAACAGGAGCAAGACTTCACGTTTTTCACCTTTCTACAGCTAAAGAAATGGAATTATTCAGAAATGATATTCCACTAAAAGATAAAAAGATTACTGCTGAGGTATGTGTTCACCACCTTACCTTTACGAATGAGGACTATGAAACAAAAGGAGGTCTCATCAAGTGGAATCCGGCAGTAAAAACACAAAAGGATAAAGATGCTCTTTGGGAAGCATTGCTGGATGGCAGAATTGATGTGATTGCAACGGACCATGCACCTCATACCGCAGAAGAAAAGGATAATGTGTATACAAAATGCCCGTCGGGAGCACCATTGGTTCAGCATTCATTAGTTGTGATGCTGGAAAACTATAAAAACGGTAAAATCTCCCTAGAGAAAATTGTTGAAAAAATGAGCCACAACCCTGCAATTCTTTTCAGAGTGGAAAAGAGAGGTTTTGTAAAAGAAGGATATAAAGCGGATCTTGTTTTGGTAGATTTAAATGAAGACTGGACGGTATCCAAAGATAACTTATTATACAAATGCGGTTGGAGTCCTCTTGAAGGAATGAACTTTCACTCTAAAGTTACCCACACTTTTGTCAATGGAAACCTGGTATATGATAATGGAAAAATTGCTGAAGAGAAATTTGGGGAGAGACTACTTTTCGAGGTGAAAGAATAA
- a CDS encoding lipopolysaccharide biosynthesis protein, with protein sequence MYKKLLGQTIIYGVGAIAPRIILFILNPLLIYKIPNEGFAIFTQLYAWISFVNIILSFGFETAYFRFSAEDDNEKKTFNTSFWFLFSTSTLFLALCYLFNQPIADYLGYHDNPQYIKWFALIAFFDNLLVIPFAWLRFHNKPIKYSAVRIFQSIFQAVFTAALFFWIPESVSKGFGLNQNVDYPFFSNLAGSALGFLLLLPIILKVRFQFITSLFKRMIKYSFPLMLAGLAFMVNENFDKSIQRNHISDEEAGAYGGCYKLAVLMTLFVTAYRMGIEPFFFKQMDKGDAKKTYAKVAEYFAFFACAVALGIIANISWLKSVFIPNKSYWIAIDIIPVIVVANLCFGIYYNFSTWYKVTDRTSVGTIISWIGAGINIVLNYLALSYYHSMIGSAWATFGAYAIMMIVSYLLGQKYYPIPYRMKKMSFFLLLLGVFSFIIVKYLNYNIVTSNLLFLIFLGILLYSEKNMILSRIRKN encoded by the coding sequence TTGTATAAGAAATTATTAGGGCAGACAATTATTTATGGAGTGGGGGCCATCGCGCCAAGAATTATTTTATTCATCCTTAATCCACTGTTGATCTATAAAATTCCCAATGAAGGTTTTGCAATTTTCACACAGCTTTATGCGTGGATTTCATTTGTAAACATTATTCTTTCATTTGGTTTTGAAACAGCCTATTTTCGATTCTCTGCGGAAGATGATAATGAGAAAAAAACCTTCAATACTTCATTCTGGTTTTTATTTTCAACCTCTACCCTATTCCTGGCATTATGCTATTTATTCAATCAACCTATTGCCGATTATTTAGGATATCATGATAATCCTCAATATATTAAATGGTTTGCATTAATTGCTTTTTTTGACAATCTATTGGTGATTCCTTTTGCATGGCTGCGTTTCCACAATAAGCCTATCAAATATTCAGCAGTAAGAATCTTTCAGTCCATATTTCAGGCAGTTTTTACAGCAGCTCTATTCTTTTGGATTCCGGAAAGTGTATCAAAAGGTTTTGGTCTAAATCAAAATGTAGATTATCCTTTCTTCAGTAATCTGGCAGGAAGTGCTTTAGGTTTCCTCTTGTTACTTCCTATTATATTAAAAGTAAGATTCCAATTCATCACCTCTTTATTTAAGCGTATGATTAAGTATTCATTTCCATTGATGCTGGCAGGTCTTGCTTTTATGGTGAATGAAAACTTTGATAAATCTATACAGAGAAATCATATTTCGGATGAGGAAGCCGGTGCTTACGGAGGCTGTTATAAACTGGCCGTCCTGATGACTTTATTTGTTACGGCTTACCGAATGGGTATTGAGCCATTCTTTTTTAAGCAAATGGATAAAGGGGATGCTAAAAAGACCTATGCTAAAGTAGCAGAATACTTTGCTTTTTTTGCCTGTGCTGTAGCTCTGGGAATCATCGCCAATATTTCATGGTTAAAGAGTGTTTTTATTCCTAATAAATCTTATTGGATTGCGATAGACATTATCCCAGTTATTGTAGTAGCTAACCTTTGCTTCGGAATATATTATAACTTTTCCACCTGGTATAAAGTAACAGACAGAACGAGTGTTGGAACCATAATCTCATGGATTGGAGCAGGTATTAATATTGTTTTAAACTACTTAGCTTTATCCTATTATCACAGTATGATTGGTTCTGCTTGGGCAACATTCGGGGCATACGCAATCATGATGATTGTGTCATACCTGTTAGGACAAAAGTATTATCCAATTCCTTATAGAATGAAGAAGATGAGTTTCTTCTTACTCCTACTTGGAGTTTTCAGTTTTATCATTGTAAAATATCTTAACTATAATATTGTAACAAGTAATTTATTATTCTTAATCTTCTTAGGAATTTTGCTCTATTCTGAGAAAAATATGATTTTATCAAGAATCAGGAAGAATTAA